One window of the Chryseobacterium sp. CY350 genome contains the following:
- a CDS encoding sugar 3,4-ketoisomerase, whose product MSNKLSVFDCSIVDLGKINFEQGNLTVVENNSLFPFDVKRVFYLYDIAGGESRGAHSHIECHQFLIAASGSFEVSLDDGYFKRQVFLNQPSLGLHIPPGIWASEVNFSSGAICLVLASHHYNENDYIRDYNIYLKIHNEKSNP is encoded by the coding sequence ATGAGTAATAAGTTATCCGTATTTGACTGTAGTATTGTGGATTTAGGAAAGATCAATTTTGAACAAGGCAATCTCACGGTAGTTGAAAATAATTCACTTTTTCCTTTTGATGTTAAAAGAGTTTTTTATTTATATGATATAGCTGGCGGAGAAAGCAGGGGCGCGCACTCTCATATAGAATGTCATCAGTTTTTGATCGCCGCAAGTGGTAGTTTTGAGGTATCCTTAGATGATGGTTATTTCAAAAGACAAGTTTTTCTAAATCAGCCAAGCTTGGGACTACATATTCCTCCAGGAATTTGGGCTTCAGAAGTCAATTTTTCATCTGGCGCCATTTGCTTAGTACTCGCTTCTCATCATTATAATGAAAATGACTATATAAGAGACTATAACATCTATTTAAAGATACACAATGAAAAATCAAATCCATAA
- a CDS encoding sugar 3,4-ketoisomerase has translation MTTKIINLPRILDKRGNLSFFEYPNLLPFEIKRTYWIYDVPGGEVRGSHAFKDQQEFIVALSGSFDVVIHDGKDEKRFSLNRSYDGLYIPKMIWRKLENFSTNSLALIVSDKSYYEGDYIRDFEEFKKLANE, from the coding sequence ATGACTACTAAAATCATTAATTTACCAAGAATTCTTGACAAGAGGGGAAATCTTTCTTTTTTTGAATATCCGAACCTGCTTCCTTTTGAAATAAAAAGAACATATTGGATTTATGATGTTCCTGGAGGAGAGGTAAGAGGTAGCCATGCTTTTAAAGATCAACAAGAATTTATTGTAGCACTTTCTGGTAGTTTCGATGTTGTTATTCATGATGGAAAAGATGAAAAGCGATTTTCATTAAACAGATCATATGATGGTCTATATATTCCAAAAATGATTTGGCGAAAACTAGAAAACTTCTCCACAAATTCATTAGCTTTAATCGTCTCAGACAAATCGTATTATGAAGGTGATTACATCAGAGATTTCGAAGAATTTAAAAAACTGGCAAATGAGTAA
- a CDS encoding ABC transporter ATP-binding protein: MLALKAEDISKQYRLGQVGTGTLTHDLNRFWHQIRGKENPYLKIGEANDRSSKGSSDYVWSLRDIDFEVEQGDALGIIGRNGAGKSTLLKILSKVTKPTTGKIYTNGRIASLLEVGTGFHPEMTGRENVFLNGAILGMTRKEITRKFDEIVDFSGVERYIDTPVKRYSSGMYVRLAFAVAAHLESEILIVDEVLAVGDAEFQKKCLGKMGDVTKGEGRTILFVSHNMTAIKELCNNGILLNQGKLDFSGNILETIVEYQKSNEQNSHFLHDEDMETAPGNQNIKILEFSVQPITGGLIDIESGISIRLRFFNHKVGINLDATFELRTYEEVPVFHTGTLISTNNDSESKEYCIEFTLPKNLLNAGNYYFKLIFGQDQRIPLYINSGLVGFEVENVKFGKNTGLLPGVIRPQLDFKIL, encoded by the coding sequence ATGCTTGCTTTAAAAGCTGAAGATATATCAAAACAATATCGCCTCGGACAGGTAGGAACAGGAACTTTAACCCATGACCTCAATAGATTTTGGCACCAGATAAGAGGAAAAGAAAATCCTTATTTAAAAATTGGTGAAGCGAATGACAGAAGTTCCAAAGGCTCGTCTGACTATGTTTGGTCTTTGCGTGATATTGATTTTGAAGTTGAGCAAGGTGATGCTTTAGGAATTATCGGTAGAAATGGCGCAGGAAAATCTACCTTGCTTAAGATTTTGAGCAAAGTGACAAAACCTACGACCGGAAAAATTTATACAAATGGTAGAATTGCATCACTTCTGGAAGTAGGAACCGGATTCCATCCTGAGATGACCGGGCGTGAAAATGTATTTCTTAATGGAGCAATTTTAGGAATGACCCGTAAAGAAATTACCAGAAAATTTGACGAAATCGTAGATTTTTCAGGAGTTGAAAGATATATTGACACTCCTGTAAAAAGATATTCTTCAGGAATGTATGTCCGTTTGGCGTTTGCTGTAGCGGCTCACTTAGAGTCTGAGATTTTGATTGTTGACGAAGTTCTTGCGGTAGGTGACGCTGAATTCCAGAAAAAATGCTTAGGTAAAATGGGTGATGTTACGAAGGGAGAAGGGAGAACGATTTTATTCGTGAGTCATAATATGACGGCAATCAAAGAACTGTGTAATAATGGAATTTTACTGAATCAAGGGAAATTAGATTTTTCAGGGAACATTCTTGAGACAATTGTAGAATATCAAAAGAGCAATGAACAAAATTCTCATTTTTTGCATGATGAAGATATGGAAACGGCACCCGGGAACCAGAACATTAAAATACTTGAATTTTCAGTTCAACCCATAACTGGCGGTCTTATTGACATAGAATCTGGCATTTCAATTAGACTCCGATTTTTCAATCACAAAGTAGGCATAAACTTAGACGCAACATTTGAATTGAGAACATACGAGGAGGTTCCTGTTTTTCATACAGGAACTTTGATCTCAACGAATAATGATTCAGAATCAAAGGAATATTGCATAGAATTTACTCTTCCAAAGAACTTGCTGAATGCAGGCAACTATTATTTTAAGCTGATATTCGGACAAGACCAAAGAATTCCTTTATATATAAATTCTGGCCTTGTAGGATTTGAAGTTGAGAATGTGAAGTTTGGAAAAAACACAGGTTTATTACCTGGTGTTATACGCCCACAATTGGATTTCAAAATTTTATAA
- a CDS encoding ABC transporter permease, with the protein MNEQKWSNVIESKHSLFRLNLKEVWQYRDLVFMFVKRDFISSFKQTILGPLWFFINPIFTTIVFTLVFGNIANLPTDGIPPVLFYLAGNTLWGYFSTTMLSVSNVFTGNAGIFGKVYFPRLVTPISTIISSFMRLSIQLLLFLVVLGYYIYLGQVHPNYWAVLLPVLVIFLALFSLGLGMIFSSLTTKYRDLSLLLGFGVSLFMWFTPVILPTSLVKQKLGEYGYLADLNPLTPIFECFKYGFIGSGDFNLPRLLISFTFILIVLFFGIVIFNKSEKSFIDTV; encoded by the coding sequence ATGAATGAACAAAAATGGAGCAATGTTATTGAATCAAAGCACTCGTTATTCCGTCTTAATTTAAAAGAAGTTTGGCAGTATCGAGACTTGGTATTTATGTTTGTTAAAAGAGATTTTATTTCGTCTTTCAAACAAACTATTTTAGGACCGCTTTGGTTTTTCATCAATCCCATTTTCACTACAATTGTTTTCACTCTGGTATTTGGCAACATTGCCAATTTACCTACTGATGGAATTCCTCCTGTATTATTTTATTTGGCAGGAAATACGCTTTGGGGTTATTTTAGTACTACAATGTTGAGCGTCTCCAATGTTTTTACAGGAAACGCCGGCATCTTCGGAAAAGTGTACTTTCCACGATTGGTCACTCCCATTTCTACTATTATTTCCAGTTTTATGAGATTAAGTATACAACTACTATTATTTTTGGTTGTGTTGGGGTACTACATATATTTGGGGCAGGTACACCCAAATTATTGGGCAGTTTTGCTTCCAGTTTTAGTTATTTTTCTTGCATTATTCTCTTTAGGATTAGGAATGATATTTTCTTCATTGACAACTAAATACAGAGATTTATCTTTATTATTGGGCTTCGGCGTTAGTTTATTTATGTGGTTTACGCCTGTTATTTTACCAACATCTTTAGTGAAACAGAAATTAGGGGAATATGGATATCTGGCAGATTTGAATCCATTAACACCAATTTTTGAATGTTTCAAATATGGATTTATAGGCTCAGGCGATTTTAATTTGCCGAGATTGCTCATAAGTTTTACTTTTATTTTAATTGTTTTATTTTTCGGAATTGTTATTTTCAATAAATCTGAGAAATCTTTCATAGATACAGTATAG